Proteins from a single region of Tindallia magadiensis:
- a CDS encoding PAS domain-containing hybrid sensor histidine kinase/response regulator, translated as MSSYQPINTELSLALMEITKKLPDAVCVIDEEKRILFANESTFSFLSLTQEDLYHLNLASFYPEEVQPFLESRINHAKKHGFWRGETIMTDKTGVKIPVSQIIISHDENTKDAAFYSTIIQEVESLKTSEIILAEQQEQLQLVNDQLRTALHSKDEFLANMGHELRTPLNAILGMTETLLDHVYGSLNEDQHHCLKVVEESGHHLLSLINDILDIAKIDLGKLTLDIQPFDLKKVCQSALDNIIPLAEEKKVHVSFDYDDSITLLLGDGRRIKEVLVNLLKNAVKFSHSSGRIGLVVLGINPEEKIRIEVWDMGIGINKKDIDRIFEPYQQVSSSLDRHYDGSGLGLPLSKGIIDLHQGDLSIESVPGEGSIFTLHLPWKKPLTTDPTVGTGNDETNLYYQDLQQPIRILLAEDNAANIETFQLYLESKGFIVETALTGTEAISKAISINPALILMDVHMPELDGLEAIQHLKSKEHTKNIPIIALTALAMPQDQEKCLTAGADYYLSKPIRLHQLYQKILETLHKHE; from the coding sequence ATGAGTTCTTATCAACCAATTAATACAGAACTATCCTTAGCCCTTATGGAAATAACAAAAAAACTACCGGATGCGGTCTGTGTTATTGATGAAGAAAAAAGGATCCTTTTTGCTAATGAAAGTACTTTCTCCTTTTTAAGCCTGACACAAGAAGATTTATATCACCTGAACCTTGCCAGTTTTTATCCTGAAGAAGTTCAGCCATTTTTGGAGTCACGAATCAATCATGCAAAAAAACATGGTTTTTGGCGCGGTGAAACCATCATGACTGATAAAACAGGAGTAAAAATACCTGTTTCACAAATTATTATCAGTCATGATGAAAACACGAAAGATGCGGCATTTTATTCAACGATTATTCAAGAAGTTGAATCTCTTAAAACATCCGAAATCATTTTGGCAGAACAGCAGGAACAATTACAGCTTGTGAATGACCAGCTTAGAACAGCCCTTCATAGTAAAGATGAGTTTCTGGCAAACATGGGCCATGAGCTTCGTACCCCTTTGAATGCTATTTTAGGTATGACAGAAACCTTGTTAGACCATGTTTATGGTTCCTTAAATGAAGATCAGCATCATTGCTTAAAAGTAGTGGAAGAAAGTGGTCATCATTTACTTTCGCTAATTAACGATATCCTTGATATCGCCAAAATTGATTTAGGAAAACTAACCCTTGATATTCAACCCTTTGACCTAAAGAAAGTTTGTCAAAGTGCTTTAGATAACATTATTCCTTTAGCAGAAGAAAAAAAAGTGCACGTTTCTTTTGACTATGATGATTCCATCACTCTTTTATTAGGAGATGGGCGCCGTATCAAAGAAGTCTTAGTAAACTTATTGAAAAATGCTGTGAAATTTTCTCATTCCTCAGGCCGAATTGGATTGGTTGTCCTTGGAATTAATCCGGAAGAAAAAATAAGGATAGAGGTGTGGGATATGGGCATTGGTATTAATAAGAAGGATATAGATAGAATTTTCGAACCCTATCAGCAAGTAAGCAGCAGCCTTGACCGTCATTATGACGGGAGTGGATTAGGATTACCCTTATCCAAAGGCATTATTGACTTGCATCAAGGGGATCTGAGCATTGAAAGTGTTCCTGGTGAAGGAAGTATTTTTACCCTTCATCTCCCATGGAAAAAGCCACTCACCACAGATCCAACCGTAGGCACAGGCAATGACGAAACCAACCTTTATTATCAAGATCTACAACAACCTATCCGCATCTTATTAGCCGAAGATAACGCTGCGAATATTGAAACCTTTCAACTCTATCTGGAAAGTAAAGGATTTATTGTTGAAACAGCTTTAACAGGAACGGAAGCCATTTCTAAGGCCATTTCCATTAATCCGGCATTGATTTTAATGGATGTTCATATGCCCGAATTAGACGGACTAGAAGCTATTCAACACTTAAAATCTAAAGAACATACAAAAAATATCCCTATTATTGCCTTAACAGCTTTAGCTATGCCTCAAGATCAAGAAAAATGTTTAACAGCAGGTGCTGATTATTATCTTTCAAAACCTATCCGCCTGCATCAACTATATCAAAAGATCTTGGAAACCCTTCATAAACACGAATGA